In Streptomyces sclerotialus, one genomic interval encodes:
- a CDS encoding cytidine deaminase, with the protein MSRAYAPYSGYPVGAAALVDDGRTVTGCNVENASYGLGLCAECGLVSELFATGGGRLTAFACVDRHGKVLIPCGRCRQLLYEHGGPDLLIDTEAGIRPLTALLPDAFGPEHLSR; encoded by the coding sequence ATGTCCCGGGCCTACGCGCCCTACTCCGGCTACCCCGTCGGTGCGGCGGCCCTCGTGGACGACGGCCGCACCGTCACCGGCTGCAACGTGGAGAACGCCTCCTACGGCCTCGGCCTGTGCGCCGAATGCGGCCTGGTCTCCGAGCTGTTCGCGACCGGCGGCGGCCGGCTCACCGCGTTCGCGTGCGTGGACCGGCACGGCAAGGTCCTGATCCCCTGCGGCCGCTGCCGCCAGCTCCTGTACGAACACGGCGGCCCCGACCTCCTCATCGACACGGAAGCCGGCATCCGCCCCCTGACCGCCCTCCTCCCGGACGCCTTCGGCCCGGAACACCTGTCCCGCTAG